The genomic stretch acaATACAGAATAACTACCAAAGTGTTTCAAAGAAGGGTTCTCTTGACGTAGGTTTGCTTTTGGTCTAGATCAACTTAAGTTAAATATAGTCTCTAACATCctgattaaaaaatcaaatatgaaaCTTGCTACACCTTAAGGTTCATAGGACGAAAAGATCATTTTTGAGTTCCTATACTCATTCTGCCTAGCATTAAGTAGACTGGGTATTCACCTATCAATATCTCAAATCAATGATGGGTTCTATTAATTCCCTACCGAAATGGGGTACTTTAATAGGACCTAATGTCAGGCTATTGTTCTCCTCTTTTCCTAAAAAAAGTCATGGAGTAAGACATCGatttattaataagatcaaTCAATTGGTTTGATTGCGTGATGGACTCCTCTGAAAAACTTTGGCGCACGTGTAAACGAGGTGCTCTACCTAACTGAGCTATAGCCCTTGTGTTTATGATCCACATTTTATCTTATCTTATCATGTAGATAATTTCTTGTCAAGATTAATATTATGATCGAACATTATATCTCTTTCATCTCGTTGTTTATTGGTATTGCTTAGAAataatattgatttataatcCTATCGATGTGATAAGTATCCCCGTGCCTTCTCTTTACGATGATAAATAACCTACTTAACTCAGTGGTTAGAGTATTGCTTTCATACGGCAGGAGTCATTGGTTCAAATCCAATAGTAGGTATAACTTATTAGACACCATGATCAATGGTGTCTAATAAGTTTTTGTagccagcttttttttttttttttctcgcttTTGGATCCTATTTTTTATACGTCAGCTAGTTACAAAATCAAATCGTATTGAGAGCCTCGACGCGTGTCCGAGCTCGTCTGAGAGCTAGATTAGCCTCAATTGTTTGTCTCTTGCCTTCAGCTTTCTCAAGTTCGCCTCTGCTATTTCAAGAGTTTGCTGAGCTTTCTTGTGGATCAATGTCACTATTCTTCTCTGCATCATTTACTAAAATAGTAATTTCATTATTGCCTATTCTAGCAAACCGCCCATCAGAGCATTGTTAACCATTGGTTATTAAGGCGTATTTTCAAATACCTATATCAACAGCTGTGGCAATCGGCGCGTGATTTGTAATACGCCAATTTGTCCACTATTAGTAGATAAAATGATTTCTTTTACTTCTGAATCCCAAACAATTCGATTCGGAGTCAGTAACACAAAGATTTAAGGTCATTTCTTCAATTTACTCTCCATTTCTAAGTTCGTAGCCTTCGCAGTAGCTTCATCGATGTTACCCCTAAGTAAAAGGCCTGTTCAGGAAGAGAATCAAATTCTCCGAAAGGATCAAATTAAACCCTCTAATTGTTTCCGCTAGCCCAACATATTTTCCCGGAGAACCTGTAAATACTTCTGCTACGAAAAAAGGTTGTGATAAGAAACGCTCAATCTTTCGTGCTCTTGCGACGGTTAAGCGATCCTCTTCGGATAATTCGTCCAACCCCAGGATAGCTATAATGTCCTGAAGCTCCTTGTAACGTTGTAAAGTTTTGCTTTACTTGTTGCGCAGTTTCATAATGTTCCTCGCCAACGATTCGAGGTTGTAGCATAGTTGACGTTGAATCTAAAGGATCTACCGCTGATAGATACCTTTAGCAGCTAATCCTCTTGATAGTACGGTAGTCGCATCTAAATGTGCAAATGTGGTGGCAGGAGCAGGGTCAGTCAAATCGTCTGCAGGTACATAAACTGCTTGAATAGAGGTTATGGACCCTTTTTCGTAGAAGTAATTCTTTCTTGTAAAGAACCCATTTCGGTACTAAGGGTGGGTTGGTAACCCACAGCAGAAGGCATTCTACCCAATAAAGCGGATACCTCGGATCCTGCTTGTACAAAACGGAAGATATTGTCGATAAATAGAAGTACTCTTGCTCATTAACATCTCGGAAATATTCTGCCATAGTTAAGGCAGTCAGACCAACTCTCATACGAGCTCCCGGCGGTTCATTCATCTGACCGTAGACTAGGGCTACTTTGGAGTCCGCAAGGTTTAGTTCATTAATGACTCCAGATTCTTTCATTTCCATGTAAAGATCATTTCCTTCACGAGTTCGTTCGCCTACTCCACCAAATACGGATACACCACCATGAGCTTTGCAATGTTGTTGATCAATTCCATAATTAGTACTGTTTTACCCACCCAGCCCACCGAAGTCCGATTTTTCCCCCACGACGATAAGGGCCAAAAGATCTACTACTTTAATTCCTGTTTCAAAAATAGATAAGGTTGTATCTAAGTCTATAAAAGCAGGCGCGGATTTATGGATAGGAGATGTTGTGAGAGTATCGACAGGACCTAAATTATCAACAGGTTCCCCCAAGTACATTGAAATTCGTCCTAGAGTCCTCCGCCGACTGGAACACTTAGAGGATTTCCCATATCAACCCGTCCATCCCTCTCTTTAAACCCTCGGTCGCGCTCATAGCTACAGCTCTAACTCGGTTGTTTCCTAATAATTGCTGTACTTCACAAGTCCATTTAATTTCTTGACCAAGCGTATCTCGACCCTTAACCACCAGAGCATTGTAAATATTAGGCATCTTGCCCGGGGGAAAGGCTACATCCAGTACCGGACCAATGATTTGGGCAATACGTCCcaggtttggtttttttttcacGTATTGAAACCGCTGGATCCGAAGTAGTAGGATTAttctcataataaaaatatgttcaaTTTTGTTGCGAAATTTTTCGAATACAGAAAAATCTTCGATAGTAAATTCATTGGTTAATTCAATAATAAATGGGAGTAAGCACTCGATTTCATTGGTACCACCCAAGCGAATATGCAATTCaattttttacttaattaaatttcaatgaAGGAATAGTCGTTTTCAAGCTCAACTAACCAAAAcctagtttttaaaataaaaatatatgataaaaaaatttttgtGGAAAGTTCTTTGATTTATTGTCATAATAGGCAAGACTTTGTTTTATCTAGCCAATTCCGAAATGGAACTCTATTTATGATTATTATTTCGATCTCATTAgccgatttttttttcatattttcaattttagcATATCCGGTTTATGCGTCCATCGATATCAACCCCcccttgtttttcattttcatggatGAATTCCGCATATTGTCATATCTAGGATTTACATATACAACATATATTACTGTCAAGAGTGATTTTATTAGATGATTCCGTACTACAATTTGGTGGCGGAACTTTAGGCCACCCTTGGGGAAATGCACCGGGTGCCGTAGCTAACCGAGTAGCTCTAGAAGCATGTGTACAAGCTCGTAATGAGGGACGTGATCTTGCAGTCGAGGGTAATGAAATTATCCGTGAGGCTTGCAAATGGAGTCCTGAACTAGCTGCTGCTTGTGAAGTATGGAAGGAGATCACATTTAACTTCCCAACCATCGATAAATTAGATGGCCAAGACTAGAAATTAGATTAGTAATTCACGTCcgttttattagtttaattgcAATTAAACTCGGCTCAATCCTTTTAGTAAAAAAAGATTGAGCCGAGTTTATCTAGTGTATATACTGTTTTTGATAGATACATACTTAATCTAGATAtacaaaatctgaaaaaaaagaagattaaacACAACTACACTTTTGTATTGTAGTGTCCACAAGAAATTCTATACGAAATATGGATTCTTaggatttttttattcttttttaagTTTCGTGTCAGGGCTTGAACCAAGTATCCCCACTTCTTCTACCCATTCTGCATGTTGTCCTTTTCTTTTCATTCCGTATtggaataaaaactttttttttatattagtatACGAGATTTTACTAAAAAAGTTCTTCAtatcgcttatattcataagcgaagaacaaatatttcttttttttaatgagaattttacacaatataagaaaatccttattttcatttagaattgaaatttattaatttcaatTGCTTTTACTTAATAATCTTAGCAATTAGCAATTGCATTGACATGCTTTGCTTACTCTGAATAGAAAATGaactattcaaattttttttttgcatttttcaattttttcattgaatgactattcatctattgttattttattttcatgtaaATAGAGGCCAGAAGCTCTATGGAAAAATCGTGGTTCAATTTGATGTTTTCTAAGGGAGAATTGGAATACAGAGGCGAGCTAAGTAAAGCAATGGATAGTTTTGCTCCTATTGAAAAGACTACTATAAGTAAAGACcggtttatatatgatatggatAAAAACTTTTATGGTTGGGGTGAGCGTTCTAGTTATTACAATAATGTTGATCTTTTAGTTAACTCCAAGGACATTCGGAATTTCATATCGGATGACACCTTTTTTGTTAGGGATAgtaataaaaatagttattctatatattttgatataaaaaagaaaaaatttgagATTAACAATGATTTGAGTGacctagaaattttttttatagttattgTAGTTCTAGTTATCTGAATAATAGATCTAAAGGTGACAACGATCTGCACTATGATCCTTACATTAAGGATACTAAATATAATTGTAATAATCACATTAATAGTTGCATTGACTCTTATTTTCGTTCTCACATCTGTATTAATAGTCACTTTTTAAGCGATAGTAATAATTCCAATGAAAGTtacatttataatttcattTGTAGTGAAAGTGGAAGTGGAAAGATTCGTGAAAGCAAAAATGACAAGATAAGAACTAATAGTAATCGTAATAATTTAATGAGTTCTAAGGATTTCGATATAACTAAAAACTACAATCAATTGTGGATTCAATGCGACAATTGTTATGGATTAATGTATAAGAAAGTCGAAATGAATGTTTGTGAAGAATGTGGACATTATTTGAAAATGACCAGTTCAGAGAGAATTGAGCTTTCGATTGATCCGGGTACTTGGAATCCTATGGATGAAGACATGGTCTCTGCGGATCCCATTAAATTTCATTCGAGGGAGGAACCTTATAAAAAGCGTATTGCCTCTGCTCAAAAAAAGACAGGGTTGACTGACGCTATTCAAACAGGTACAG from Brassica napus cultivar Da-Ae unplaced genomic scaffold, Da-Ae ScsIHWf_2961;HRSCAF=3747, whole genome shotgun sequence encodes the following:
- the LOC125602736 gene encoding ATP synthase subunit beta, chloroplastic-like, with translation MPNIYNALVVKGRDTLGQEIKWTCEVQQLLGNNRVRAVAMSATEGIKVVDLLALIVVGEKSDFGGLGERTREGNDLYMEMKESGVINELNLADSKVALVYGQMNEPPGARMRVGLTALTMAEYFRDVNEQEYFYLSTISSVLYKQDPRKNYFYEKGSITSIQAVYVPADDLTDPAPATTFAHLDATTVLSRGLAAKGLLLRGNIDEATAKATNLEMESKLKK